From a region of the Gossypium raimondii isolate GPD5lz chromosome 10, ASM2569854v1, whole genome shotgun sequence genome:
- the LOC105777984 gene encoding F-box protein At5g49610, producing MGIFPDEVILQILARLPVKPLFKTKTVCKLWYRLVSDKYFIKLYNEVSAKNPMVLIETSGSPESRSSLVCVDNLRGVSEVSLDFLKDRVKVRASCNGLLCCSSIPDKGVYYVCNPMTRDFKLLPRCRERPVTRFYPDGEATLVGLACDVSKNKFNVVLAGYHRTFGHRPDGTFICLIFDSDSNKWKKFVSHRDDHFTHMNKNQVVFVNGALHWLTGSCSYILALDLDYDVWRKISLPDEVSYGTGNRVYLLDSDGCLSLIQISDAWMNIWVMKDYEKEVWYMVDRVSLRCIRGLVPGIFPIAQTGECIFLATHKQVLVYHQKSRVWKEMYSVKNSASLPLWFSAYAFRSTIFPSD from the coding sequence atGGGTATTTTTCCTGATGAAGTTATCCTTCAAATCCTTGCGAGATTGCCTGTAAAGCCCCTTTTCAAAACCAAAACTGTTTGCAAACTTTGGTATAGATTAGTCTCTGACAAGTATTTCATAAAACTCTATAATGAGGTGTCTGCTAAGAACCCAATGGTCTTGATTGAGACTTCGGGTTCACCAGAATCCAGATCAAGCTTGGTCTGTGTTGATAATTTGAGGGGTGTCTCTGAAGTCTCGTTGGATTTCCTGAAAGATAGAGTCAAGGTCAGAGCTTCATGTAATGGCTTGCTGTGTTGCTCTAGCATTCCCGATAAGGGTGTTTACTACGTTTGTAACCCTATGACTAGAGACTTTAAGTTGCTTCCTAGGTGTAGGGAGAGGCCTGTTACTCGGTTTTATCCCGATGGTGAAGCCACGCTTGTTGGTTTAGCATGTGATGTATCAAAGAACAAGTTTAATGTTGTGTTAGCAGGGTATCATCGTACGTTTGGTCATAGACCTGATGGGACTTTcatatgtttgatatttgattcGGATTCAAATAAGTGGAAGAAGTTTGTTTCACATCGAGACGATCATTTCACTCATATGAACAAGAACCAAGTTGTATTTGTTAACGGTGCCCTTCATTGGTTGACCGGTAGTTGTTCCTATATACTTGCACTTGATCTTGATTATGATGTTTGGAGGAAGATTTCTTTGCCTGATGAAGTGAGTTATGGGACTGGAAATCGAGTTTATTTGTTGGATTCCGATGGATGCTTATCTTTGATTCAGATTTCGGACGCATGGATGAATATTTGGGTAATGAAAGACTACGAAAAAGAAGTGTGGTATATGGTGGATAGAGTGAGCCTTAGATGCATTAGGGGACTAGTGCCTGGCATATTCCCCATTGCACAAACTGGTGAATGTATATTCTTGGCAACTCACAAGCAGGTCTTAGTATACCATCAGAAGAGTCGAGTGTGGAAAGAAATGTACTCTGTGAAGAATAGTGCTAGCCTCCCATTGTGGTTCTCAGCATATGCGTTTCGGAGTACAATCTTCCCTTCTGATTAA
- the LOC105776629 gene encoding uncharacterized protein LOC105776629, whose protein sequence is MARGKNGKKRGSEAGHQVTDAKGRGKTSEVKDFSGDKLPNGNPSKENVTKGHRAGTENKYRQNSEKFVSTEKHGDSAEDLGQSISSGSNSGSCTENKPSKEASSGREQNEISPDGNLNLKHKNGSWGCLLNGFHLKNAMDNVDFSDTAAVRNARAIAVSTFKVISQWLERQRPILISLTTNVYNARDHVRAKFERLYPIVLKWLVHFGNIMLLLSIIWLDCALRGIDSFLRLGTASLFLVIWCSIFSVIAMVGMMKFLLVLAIAALTAVFVGLTVAMLVVAVFGTIFLWFYGSFWTTLMVIFLGGLAFSFSHERLALLVATIYSVYCAWMYAGWLGLLLALNLSFISSDALIYYLKNHINQQAAPDGNPEQTDGMYGHSGFFNDESVHGSFSENVPGFSANHGPGVASTSGVDTVMTSEDEVARLLNCSDHYSALGLSRYQNVDVNVLKREYRKKAMLVHPDKNMGNEKAAEAFKKLQNAYEVLLDSLKRKTYDDELRREELLNYFRRFQNASQKNGRHGFFPSRSARSEADGEEPFGESRRIACKKCGNFHVWAHTKKSKSRARWCQECKDFHQAKDGDGWVEQSSEPLFFGFLLKVEAPSAYVCADSKIYDATEWYICQGMRCPPNTHKPSFHVNTSVTSKHATGKGSSSGQRGGTMPTPPNLEETMTEEEFLAWLQNAVQGGMFDNFNGSSTSAENPSTKAESSSKSSSSGSGSKRKKKGKKQW, encoded by the exons ATGGCTCGGGGGAAGAATGGGAAAAAAAGGGGTTCAGAGGCAGGTCATCAAGTCACTGATGCAAAAGGAAGGGGGAAAACAAGTGAGGTAAAGGACTTTTCTGGAGATAAACTACCAAATGGCAATCCTTCAAAGGAGAATGTTACTAAAGGTCATCGTGCAGGGACTGAGAATAAATATAGGCAGAATTCTGAGAAATTTGTGTCAACGGAGAAGCATGGAGATTCAGCTGAGGATCTTGGCCAATCAATATCTTCTGGGAGTAATTCAGGGTCTTGCACTGAAAACAAACCTTCAAAGGAAGCTTCAAGTGGAAGGGAACAAAATGAAATCTCACCTGATGGGAACCTTAATCTGAAACATAAAAACGGATCTTGGGGCTGCTTGCTTAATGGTTTTCATCTTAAAAATGCCATGGATAATGTGGATTTTTCTGATACTGCGGCGGTAAGGAATGCGAGAGCAATAGCTGTGTCCACCTTCAAGGTGATAAGCCAGTGGCTTGAGAGACAAAGACCAATTTTAATTTCCCTAACAACTAATGTGTATAATGCTCGAGATCATGTCAGAGCAAAGTTTGAGAGATTATATCCCATTGTTTTGAAATGGCTTGTGCACTTTGGAAATATAATGCTTCTTTTGTCAATAATCTGGTTGGACTGTGCTCTTAGAGGCATTGATTCCTTCCTCCGCTTGGGTACAGCATCTCTTTTTCTGGTTATATGGTGCAGTATCTTCTCAGTAATTGCCATGGTTGGGATGATGAAGTTTCTTCTGGTGTTG GCCATAGCTGCTCTGACAGCAGTTTTTGTTGGGCTCACTGTCGCAATGTTGGTAGTAGCTGTTTTTGGAACTATTTTCCTGTGGTTTTATGGAAGTTTCTGGACAACACTTATGGTGATCTTCCTTGGag GATTGGCATTTTCGTTTAGCCATGAGCGTCTTGCATTATTGGTCGCCACTATATATTCTGTATACTGTGCTTGGATGTATGCCGGATGGCTTGGTTTGCTTTTGGCTCTTAATCTATCATTTATCTCAAGTGATGCATTGATCTACTACCTAAAGAACCACATAAATCAGCAAGCAGCACCAGATGGAAACCCTGAGCAAACCGATGGAATGTATGGTCATTCAGGCTTCTTCAATGACGAGTCAGTGCATGGTTCGTTCTCTGAAAATGTCCCAGGGTTTTCTGCAAACCATGGTCCTGGGGTAGCTTCAACTAGTGGGGTTGACACTGTGATGACTTCTGAAGATGAAGTTGCTCGATTGTTGAACTGCTCTGATCACTATTCTGCATTGGGTTTGTCACGGTATCAGAATGTCGATGTTAATGTACTGAAACGAGAATACAGAAAAAAG GCAATGCTGGTCCATCCTGATAAGAACATGGGCAATGAAAAGGCTGCAGAAGCTTTTAAAAAGCTTCAAAATGCATATGAG GTTTTACTTGATTCGTTGAAGCGAAAAACATATGATGATGAGCTTAGGCGGGAGGAGCTGTTAAACTATTTCCGTAGATTTCAAAATGCTTCTCAAAAG AATGGCAGACATGGTTTCTTTCCCTCTAGATCTGCACGGTCAGAGGCTGATGGGGAGGAACCATTTGGAGAATCCAGGCGTATTGCCTGCAAAAAATGTGGTAACTTTCATGTCTGGGCACACACCAAGAAATCAAAATCTCGAGCAAGATGGTGCCAG GAATGCAAAGATTTTCATCAAGCAAAAGATGGTGATGGATGGGTTGAACAATCGTCAGAGCCCTTATTTTTCGGATTTTTGCTTAAG GTGGAAGCTCCCTCTGCCTATGTCTGTGCTGATAGCAAGATATACGATGCTACTGAATGGTATATTTGTCAG GGAATGAGATGTCCACCTAACACACATAAGCCAAGTTTTCATGTGAACACTAGTGTGACATCCAAGCATGCTACCGGCAAGGGATCAAGTTCAGGACAGAGAGGTGGCACAATGCCAACTCCTCCTAATCTGGAAGAAACGATGACCGAAGAAGAATTCTTAGCGTGGTTACAGAATGCAGTACAAGGAGGCATGTTTGACAACTTTAATGGTAGCAGCACCTCTGCTGAAAATCCATCTACGAAAGCAGAAAGCAGCTCGAAGAGCAGCAGCAGCGGTAGTGGAagcaagagaaagaaaaagggtaagAAACAATGGTAA
- the LOC105777228 gene encoding uncharacterized protein LOC105777228 — translation MAGQGDSSSSEKKSKEVMNDVSTFRAENLQNNMKVVYYSRTFLSIIGGAIAGILGLTGFVGFILYFIVMAITSIGLIAKAKFSLHSYFDCWNRIILDGFLGGLMSFVLFWTLAYDIVHIF, via the exons ATGGCAGGACAGGGTGATTCAAGTTCATCTGAGAAGAAATCAAAGGAAGTTATGAATGATGTATCAACTTTTAGAGCAGAGAATTTGCAGAATAACATGAAAGTTGTATATTACAG CCGAACATTTTTGTCGATAATCGGAGGGGCTATTGCTGGGATTTTAGGGTTGACAGGCTTTGTGGgttttatattgtatttcaTTGTCATGGCAATTACTTCAATTGGACTCATAGCAAAGGCAAAGTTCTCCCTTCATTCTTATTTTGATTGCTGGAATCGGATTATACTCGATGGATTCTTGGGTGGGCTTatg TCATTTGTGCTATTCTGGAC ACTTGCTTATGATATCGTGCATATATTCTGA
- the LOC105776630 gene encoding protein REGULATOR OF FATTY ACID COMPOSITION 3, chloroplastic, whose product MESLLHSSTKIVAPTLPKLQIKCGFFGNQHSFSIFPQQNSCLGRRKLFIVEAKKNKNYDNKQDSHSFIPKPDETTGFFPEAVLLKEKKVQEDGRLLPEFADEEEQELYESLNLELQSSLNLERMRHYEVVYLVHEKHDEEVESVNEKVQDFLREKKGRLWRLNDWGLRRLAYKIKKAKNAHYILMNFELEARWINEFKTMLDQDERVIRHLVIKRDEAITEDCPPPPDWHTVRAGGDDEAEVEDDEDYDDGDDVYEVDDDEELEEEDWDGEDDVDIFEDGIVAGDDDYIEESNHKSGSVGNEGRRNLKAQKVSK is encoded by the exons ATGGAGTCACTCCTACACTCTTCTACGAAAATTGTTGCTCCCACCCTACCCAAACTTCAAATAAAATGTGGGTTCTTTGGAAACCAACACTCTTTTTCCATATTCCCGCAACAAAACTCTTGCCTTGGTCGTAGAAAGCTTTTTATTGTGGAGGCAAAGAAGAACAAAAACTACGATAATAAGCAAGACAGTCACAGTTTTATCCCCAAACCAGATGAGACCACTGGGTTCTTCCCTGAAGCTGTTCTTCTCAAAGAG AAGAAAGTTCAGGAAGATGGTAGACTTCTCCCAGAGTTTGCTGACGAAGAAGAAC AAGAATTGTATGAATCTCTTAACCTTGAGCTGCAAAGCTCATTGAACTTGGAACGCA TGCGGCACTACGAGGTTGTTTATTTAGTTCATGAGAAGCATGATGAAGAGGTTGAAAGTGTCAATGAGAAAGTCCAAG ATTTCTTGAGGGAGAAGAAAGGCAGGTTATGGAGATTGAATGATTGGGGTCTTCGGAGACTAGCATACAAGATAAAGAAAGCTAAGAATGCCCACTACATCTTGATGAACTTTGAGTTGGAAGCTAGATGGATTAATGAGTTTAAGACCATGTTAGACCAAGATGAAAGAGTCATTCGGCATCTGGTGATAAAAAGAGACGAGGCAATCACTGAGGATTGTCCACCTCCACCCGACTGGCACACTGTTCGTGCAGGTGGTGATGATGAAGCTGAAGTCGAAGATGATGAAGAttatgatgatggtgatgatgtatatgaagttgatgatgatgaagagcTGGAGGAGGAGGATTGGGATGGAGAAGATGATGTGGATATCTTTGAAGATGGTATTGTTGCTGGAGATGATGATTACATAGAAGAATCAAATCACAAATCAGGTAGTGTTGGGAATGAAGGTAGAAGGAATCTTAAAGCtcaaaaagtttctaaatag